Within the Endomicrobiales bacterium genome, the region CGGGAAGTGCCGGGTGCTGCGGGCCGAAAGGTATAATTGTTCTATTTCCCATTATTTTCTCCGCTTGGTTTTGCTTGCGCAAAAGGGGTTTTTACCGAAGTGGTGTAAAAACCGCCCTTAAAATCAATATTTATGTTTTTTACATTTATTCCGAATAAGTCGTGCATTTCATTTTCGTAAGTAAACGCGCCCCAGTAAATTGGTGTAATACTTTCAAGCTCAGCGTTTTCAAGCGGTAACTCTATTTTATAATTTACAAATTGGTAATCTTTATCAAAGGTGTAGTTAACTTCAACTTTGTCCGCCATGCGGGTGCAGCCAATTTGAACCAAACGATACCCTTCGCTAAACGCGCTTGCCACTTTGCCCATAAGTTGTGAAACAGGAATTAAGAGGATTGTTTGTTTTTCCATTATTTTTTCGCCGCCTTTTTCTCTGCTTTCATTTTTGCTTTCTTTTCTTCAAGCACCCCAAGGCCTTTTACTACACCGTCAATTATTGCCTCAGGCCGTGCCGCACAACCCTGCACATAAACATCTACCGGTATTAATTTATCTACACCGCCAGAAACATTGTAACACTCGGCAAATACTCCGCCCGAGCAGGCACATATACCAACTGCCACCACAACTTTCGGCTCCGGCATTTGATTGTAAATATTTTTTATTACCGATTTATTTTGTTCGTTTACCGAACCTGTTACAAGGAATATGTCGGCGTGTTTTGGATTGCCTGTATTTATTATTCCAAAGCGCTCTATATCGTACATTGGGGTAAGACATGCAAGCACTTCAATGTCGCAGCCATTGCAGCTTGACGCATCGTAATGTACAATCCACGGTGATTTTTTTAAAAATGCCATTTAAAATTTCTCCAAAATAAATCTCCGACCTGAAAACTGGGCGAAATTATCAAGTTAACGGCTTAAAACATAAAGGAATATTATGTTGCCAAGGCCAAAAACAGCTGTTACAACCCATGACATTTTAAGCATTTTTTGCCATTTATATCTTGCAAAAACATTGTCAATTATCATTTCAAAAAAGTAAGTTACCGCCACAGCTAAAATTGCCCATAGCGGATTTGTGGCAAAAAATAGATATACAAAACCAAGCATAAGAATTTTTTCGTACCAATGCGCTATTTCTATAAGGCCAAGTCCGGGCCCTGAGAACTCTATAGTTAAACCTTTTACAATTTCTTGATGGGCATGGTGCGAGGTTGAAAGGTCAAAAGGCGATTTTCTAAGTTTTATGGTTAAAACATAAACTAAACCAAAGAAAATTCCGGGTAGCGTTTTTATAAGCATATCCGGGTTTGCGGCAATGCTGTAAACCGAAAAACTGCCGGTGGCCAAATAAAAACCAACAGCCATTAAAATAACCATTGGCTCTACTGCCATCATTTGTATAAGTTCTCGTTCAGCACCAATCGCACCGTAAGCAGAGCTTGCCTTAAACGCGCCAAGAACAAGAAATACTTCCGCAAGCGTAAAGCCGAAAATCACAAGCAATATATCGCCGCCGGCAAAGAAAAGGCAACCGGTAAACACTATAAATAAAAGAAAAAACCATACATAAAAATTTTGAGAACGGCGCACCAAAATAGTTTCTTTTTCAAAAAGTTTAAACACATCATAAAATGGCTGAAGCAATGGCGGGCCAAAACGGCTTTGCATCCGGGCGGTTATTCTTCTGTCTATGCCGGCAAGCAAACCACCGACAATTGGAGCAAGAAGAAAAAAACCTAAAGCGTAAAGGAAAGATTTCATAGTATCACCGATGAAAACATTACTATTAGCACAACAAGCGTTATAGCAACACCCATTCCAAAGAGCCGATGTTCACCAAAGAACTCTTCTAAATAGTAATTTCTTAATTCTAATTTTTTTGTGACATTCATGGCACCTACAAACTCATCATCTTTTTTTAAATTAGCGCCCGCAAGGTAAGCTGGCACCAACTTAACTTTTTTGGAGTAGTTAATGAAAGTTAACGGGAATAAAAGCACAAGCCCCATCATAAGAGACATTATTATTAAGTTTCCCTCTGACATTGAGAATGCTTCGCCAAAAACAGAGAATATGTACGGCTGTATTAGCACAGATGAAACTAACGGGAAGAAAGCACAAACCGCAATTGTTAAACCCGCAAGCGCATAAAGCGAAAACCACTTGGATTTGCTTACAGTGTTTTCAAAATTTGCATTATCGCCCATTACAAAAAGTATTTTTCCCATCCATTTAACCCAGTAGAAAAGTGTTGCAGCACTGCCGAAAGCTATTAACCCCGCAAGCACAGGGTTTACATGAACTATTGCCACAAGCACAGCCCACTTGCTTATAAGCATTCCAAATGGGGCAAGGAACATACCTGCCATACCTATAAGCATTATAACCGCAAGATGCGGCATTTTAGCTACTAAACTGTCCATACTTTCTATGTTTCTGCTGCCCACTTTATGCTCAACTACACCAACACATAAGAACAATAAACATTTTGAAATTGCATGAAATATAAGAAGCAATATGCCCGCCCAAACCGCTTCGGTTGTGCCAATGCCGGCGCAGAGCACAATTAAACCAAGGTTTGCAATCGTTGAATAGGCAAGCACTTTTTTTGCATCGGACTGAGATACCGCGATAAAAGATGTTATTAAAAATGTTACGCCGCCAATTATCGCAATACAGTACCCTGTTGTTGTACCTGTAAGAACAACTGAAAGCTTTAACAAAATATAAACACCGGCTTTAACCATGGTGCTTGAGTGTAATAACGCGGAAACCGGTGTTGGAGCAACCATCGCACCCAACAACCAAGAAGAAAACGGCATCTGCGCCGCTTTTGTTATACCGGCAAATGCAATTAATATAACAGGTATGCTAACAAGCATTGGCGTTGTGCTGCCAATCCATGTAAGTTTATCTAACTCTATTATGCCTTGAGTTTTAAACAAGTAAAAAATTGCAGCGGCAAAAGCAACGCCGCCAAGCAAGTTCATTAGCAAAGCACGAAAAGAGTTGTTGATAGATTCTTTACTGCCTTTATAACCGATTAAAATGAAGGAACTTAGCGTAGTAATTTCCCAAAAGAAGAAAAGCCAAAGCAGATTGTTTGCAAAAACAAGACCAAACATCGCGGAAAGAAACAAAAATACTATAAAGAAAAAAAGGCCTCTTTTATCTTTCATTTCTGGGTGATGGGTTAAGTGAAACTCACGCATATAGCCAACCGCGTAAACACATATTAAGCTACCAATTATGCCTATTATCAACGCCATTATTATAGACAGGCGGTCAACAAACAAGTTGTGCTCAGGCGCTAACGAGTGGCCATATTTTATTTCAAACAAAAACATAATAGCCATTTGCACAACGGAAAGTGCAACTACGCCGAACTTCTTGTACTTAATACCAAGGAAAACTATTAACAATCCTATTGCTATCTCAGCAAAAAAGAATACCTTGTCTATTATATGAGCATCAATATTAAAATAGGCAATATCTAACTTAAAGTACTGAAACAAAAGAACAACGGACATAGCCGCAATAATCGCCGAGGCAACATAAATGATGCCGGAGCGAAGTTTATCGTGCCTTATTATAAGCAGCATCAATGCCGCTACAAGCGGAATGCCAATGAGTGAGAGAACCGTAAACATTTTGCTCCCTTAACTTTGCGTGTTGTTTTATTGTTAAGCGCAACGCTCTTATTTATTTTTTACAAGCATACTGGTAAATGAACGCACAACAAACACCACAGATATAACGAAGAAAACCGCGGCAAGACCAATGCTTAAGTGCCTTTCTAAACCAATTGCCAACTCAAGGGCAAGCAAGCCAAAAAGCGTTGTGAATTTAATAATAGGGTTCATTGCAACTGAAGAAGTGTCTTTAAATGGGTCGCCGACTGTGTCGCCAACAACGGTTGCGGCATGCAGTTCGGTATTTTTTTCTTTAAGTTCTGTTTCAACAATTTTCTTTGCGTTATCCCATGCGCCGCCGGCATTTGCCATAAATATAGCCTGGAATAAACCAAAAAGCGCGATAGATATAAGGTATCCGATAAAGAAGTACGGCTCAAGGCAGGCAAAAGCGAGTGTGCTAAAAAACACAACCATAAACAAATTCAACATACCTTTTTGAGCATAAATTGTGCAAATTTCAACAACTTTTTTGCTGTCTTCTGTTGAGGCCCTAACAACACCTTCAAGCTTTATGTTGGCTTTAATAAATTCAACAGCTTTATAAGCACCGCTTGTAACCGCGTGCATTGATGCGCCGGTAAACCAGTAAATTACCGCACCGCCAGCAATAAGCCCCAGCAAGAAAGGCGGATGAAGTATTGAAAGCTTTTCAAGACCTGTTGTTAGCCCGCCTGTAAGCATAACGATGATTGAAAATATCATTGTGGTTGCGCCCACAACAGCAGTACCTATTAAAACCGGCTTTGCCGTG harbors:
- a CDS encoding NADH-quinone oxidoreductase subunit C, yielding MEKQTILLIPVSQLMGKVASAFSEGYRLVQIGCTRMADKVEVNYTFDKDYQFVNYKIELPLENAELESITPIYWGAFTYENEMHDLFGINVKNINIDFKGGFYTTSVKTPFAQAKPSGENNGK
- a CDS encoding NADH-quinone oxidoreductase subunit B family protein; translated protein: MAFLKKSPWIVHYDASSCNGCDIEVLACLTPMYDIERFGIINTGNPKHADIFLVTGSVNEQNKSVIKNIYNQMPEPKVVVAVGICACSGGVFAECYNVSGGVDKLIPVDVYVQGCAARPEAIIDGVVKGLGVLEEKKAKMKAEKKAAKK
- a CDS encoding NADH-quinone oxidoreductase subunit H, which produces MKSFLYALGFFLLAPIVGGLLAGIDRRITARMQSRFGPPLLQPFYDVFKLFEKETILVRRSQNFYVWFFLLFIVFTGCLFFAGGDILLVIFGFTLAEVFLVLGAFKASSAYGAIGAERELIQMMAVEPMVILMAVGFYLATGSFSVYSIAANPDMLIKTLPGIFFGLVYVLTIKLRKSPFDLSTSHHAHQEIVKGLTIEFSGPGLGLIEIAHWYEKILMLGFVYLFFATNPLWAILAVAVTYFFEMIIDNVFARYKWQKMLKMSWVVTAVFGLGNIIFLYVLSR